The Proteiniborus ethanoligenes genome window below encodes:
- the cas2 gene encoding CRISPR-associated endonuclease Cas2, protein MFVILVYDVEQKSVAKALRTCRKYLYWVQNSVFEGEISEANLTKLKMELEKVINKEKDSVIIYRFRTTKYSLIEIIGIKKGGEENIL, encoded by the coding sequence TTGTTTGTAATATTAGTTTATGATGTTGAACAAAAAAGTGTTGCTAAAGCTTTAAGGACTTGTAGAAAGTACTTATATTGGGTTCAAAACTCTGTCTTCGAAGGTGAAATAAGTGAAGCTAATTTAACAAAGCTAAAGATGGAGCTTGAAAAAGTAATAAATAAAGAAAAAGATTCAGTAATTATTTATAGATTTAGAACAACAAAATATTCATTAATTGAAATTATTGGTATTAA